One Gordonia zhaorongruii DNA segment encodes these proteins:
- a CDS encoding DEAD/DEAH box helicase, which produces MTPTQDEDLAFELFLDWWAARGIEPYPHQEESLLELVSGSNVILATPTGSGKSLVASGAIYFAMCRGKRAYYTAPIKALVSEKFFDLCNQFGAENVGLLTGDASVNADAPVVCATAEIVANIALRDGPDSDVGVLISDEFHYYGESDRGWAWQVPLVELPSPSPDPKVPGGTQFLLMSATLGDVSFFTEDLSTRTGRPTVAVTDAQRPVPLEHRYSTTPIHETIEQIVSAGQAPVYVVHFTQQHAVERAQALTSVKLTTKEEKAEIVEAIGDFAFSTGFGNTLSKLLRAGIGVHHAGMLPRYRRLVERLAQAGLLKVVAGTDTLGVGINVPIRTVLFAGLTKYDGYKVRRLRAREFHQIAGRAGRAGYDTVGYVVAQAPEHDVENAKALAKAADDPKKLRKIVRRKPPEGFVSWGEQTFTTLIDAPDEPMRSHFRMTTAMLMEVLERPGDCFVALRHLLETNHEPRSRQLRHIKHTIALYRDLRDTGIVTPLDSPAPDGKHVELSIDLPENFALTNPLSAFAVAAFEILDRESPTYALDVISILESTLEDPRPVLFAQRKVERDAAIAQMKADGIEYDERMERLEEISWPQPLAEEIEFAFETYRRGHPWLAGSAPKCKSVLRHMRERSMTFAELISQYGLARSEGVVLRYLSDCYRALSNGLPMSAVSDEIEDITDELGDLIRGVDSSLLDEWAELTDAQG; this is translated from the coding sequence CTGACCCCTACCCAGGACGAGGATCTCGCTTTCGAGCTCTTTCTCGACTGGTGGGCGGCACGGGGCATCGAGCCGTATCCGCACCAGGAGGAATCCCTTCTCGAGCTGGTATCGGGCAGCAACGTGATCCTGGCGACCCCGACCGGCTCGGGTAAATCGCTCGTCGCGTCCGGCGCCATCTACTTCGCCATGTGCCGCGGGAAGCGGGCGTACTACACCGCCCCGATCAAGGCACTCGTCAGCGAGAAGTTCTTCGACCTGTGCAATCAGTTCGGCGCGGAGAACGTCGGTCTGCTCACCGGCGACGCCTCGGTCAACGCCGACGCGCCCGTTGTGTGCGCCACCGCCGAGATCGTGGCGAACATCGCACTGCGCGACGGGCCCGACAGCGATGTCGGAGTGCTCATCTCCGACGAGTTCCACTACTACGGGGAGTCCGACCGCGGCTGGGCGTGGCAGGTACCCCTCGTCGAGCTTCCGAGCCCGTCCCCGGATCCGAAGGTGCCCGGCGGAACCCAGTTCCTGCTCATGTCTGCCACCCTCGGCGACGTCTCGTTCTTCACCGAAGACCTGAGCACGCGGACCGGCAGGCCGACCGTCGCGGTGACCGATGCGCAGCGACCGGTCCCCTTGGAGCACCGCTATTCGACGACGCCCATCCACGAGACCATCGAGCAGATCGTGTCGGCCGGTCAGGCGCCCGTGTACGTCGTCCACTTCACCCAGCAGCACGCCGTCGAACGTGCGCAGGCGCTCACCTCCGTCAAGCTGACCACGAAGGAGGAGAAGGCCGAGATCGTCGAGGCGATCGGCGATTTCGCCTTCAGTACCGGATTCGGCAACACACTGAGCAAGCTGCTGCGCGCCGGTATCGGAGTCCACCACGCAGGCATGCTCCCTCGCTACCGACGACTCGTCGAGCGACTCGCGCAGGCCGGGCTGCTCAAAGTGGTCGCCGGAACGGACACCCTCGGAGTCGGAATCAACGTGCCGATCCGCACCGTGCTGTTCGCCGGCCTCACCAAGTACGACGGTTACAAGGTCCGGCGCCTGCGCGCACGCGAATTCCACCAGATCGCCGGCCGTGCCGGGCGGGCGGGCTACGACACCGTCGGCTACGTGGTCGCCCAGGCCCCGGAGCACGACGTGGAGAACGCGAAGGCGCTCGCGAAGGCCGCAGACGACCCGAAGAAGCTCCGGAAGATCGTGCGGCGCAAGCCACCCGAGGGTTTCGTCAGCTGGGGCGAACAGACCTTCACCACGCTCATCGACGCTCCGGACGAGCCGATGCGCTCGCATTTCCGGATGACCACCGCGATGCTGATGGAGGTTCTGGAGCGGCCCGGCGACTGCTTCGTCGCACTCCGTCACCTGCTTGAGACCAATCACGAGCCGCGCAGTCGCCAATTGCGGCACATCAAGCACACGATCGCCCTGTACCGCGACCTGCGCGATACCGGGATAGTCACGCCGCTCGATTCGCCTGCCCCGGATGGCAAGCACGTCGAGCTGTCGATCGACCTCCCGGAGAACTTCGCACTGACCAATCCGCTGTCGGCGTTCGCCGTGGCCGCCTTCGAGATCCTCGATCGCGAATCCCCCACCTACGCACTCGATGTCATCTCGATCCTGGAGAGCACCCTCGAGGACCCGAGGCCGGTGCTGTTCGCGCAACGCAAGGTGGAACGAGACGCGGCGATCGCCCAGATGAAGGCGGACGGCATCGAGTACGACGAGCGGATGGAGCGACTCGAGGAGATCTCGTGGCCGCAGCCCCTCGCCGAGGAGATCGAGTTCGCGTTCGAGACGTACCGGCGCGGGCATCCGTGGCTGGCCGGATCGGCACCCAAGTGCAAGTCGGTCCTGCGGCACATGCGCGAACGGTCGATGACGTTCGCCGAACTCATCTCGCAGTACGGTCTGGCTCGCAGCGAAGGCGTGGTCCTGCGTTACCTCAGCGACTGTTACCGCGCTCTGTCCAACGGTTTGCCGATGTCCGCGGTGAGCGACGAGATCGAGGACATCACCGACGAACTCGGCGACCTCATTCGCGGTGTCGACTCCAGTCTCCTCGATGAGTGGGCCGAACTCACGGATGCGCAGGGCTGA
- a CDS encoding proteasome assembly chaperone family protein: protein MDEWTQEPRSLYELEFPAPAVAGTEGGGPVLVHALEGYADAGHAVTLAASHLRDALDSELVATFNSDELIDYRSRRPMISFSGDKFDGIEMPTLAMHAVRDNSGIPFLLLEGPEPDLRWDQFTTAMSALAERFGVSQVVGLNSIPMAVPHTRPAPITGHGTDEEALTDLNNWGSPMKLPASASMLMELRLGEAGYRTAGLSASVPHYLAQANYPSAAASLVEAVATVTGLDLPISALENAASDVRKQIDGEVESNEEIATVVSALENQYDAYTRSKEEQASLLAPDESMPTGDELGAEFERFLAEHAGEFGDSDEGRDQA from the coding sequence ATGGACGAGTGGACGCAGGAGCCGCGCTCACTGTACGAGCTCGAGTTCCCGGCTCCCGCCGTAGCCGGCACGGAAGGCGGCGGCCCGGTGCTGGTCCACGCCCTGGAGGGCTATGCGGACGCAGGACACGCAGTGACGCTCGCCGCCTCGCATCTGCGCGATGCGCTGGACAGCGAACTGGTCGCTACCTTCAACTCGGACGAGCTGATCGATTACCGGTCGCGCAGGCCGATGATCTCGTTCTCCGGCGATAAGTTCGATGGCATCGAGATGCCGACCCTCGCGATGCACGCGGTCCGCGACAATTCCGGAATCCCGTTCCTCCTCCTCGAGGGCCCGGAGCCGGACTTGCGCTGGGACCAGTTCACGACCGCCATGTCGGCGCTCGCCGAACGCTTCGGCGTCTCGCAGGTCGTCGGCCTCAACTCGATTCCGATGGCTGTGCCCCACACGCGTCCGGCGCCCATCACCGGACACGGCACCGATGAGGAAGCACTCACCGACCTGAACAACTGGGGCAGCCCGATGAAGCTGCCGGCCAGTGCGTCGATGCTGATGGAGCTTCGCCTCGGCGAGGCCGGATACCGGACCGCCGGGCTGTCCGCGAGCGTGCCGCACTACCTGGCGCAAGCCAACTACCCGTCTGCCGCGGCATCGCTCGTCGAAGCGGTGGCGACGGTCACCGGACTCGACCTCCCGATCTCGGCACTGGAGAACGCGGCATCGGACGTCCGCAAGCAGATCGACGGCGAAGTCGAATCGAACGAGGAGATCGCCACCGTCGTGTCGGCCTTGGAGAACCAGTACGACGCGTACACGCGCTCCAAGGAGGAGCAGGCATCCCTGCTCGCCCCCGACGAGTCGATGCCGACCGGCGACGAGCTAGGGGCCGAGTTCGAGCGGTTCCTCGCCGAGCATGCGGGAGAGTTCGGCGATTCCGACGAAGGACGTGATCAGGCCTGA
- a CDS encoding DUF4192 domain-containing protein yields the protein MRITITTRTQGSRRVADPDPLIAAVPALLGFVPERSIVLMCFDHRSQITATMRHDLHWTRGGRASVEMKRLLGRLGELSESYGACGVVAVLVDDRVDPADERYDLLAREVHRAFRAIGGLTAGFAARDLVLGQRWRTVWQPDRSSGGMFPGDVAECGELTDPQASPAALHRSVYSGRGILGRRSELEEMLAFREHCDDAICRSVSPIPPSGPADEVDRARLALLYATVVEWSCDGGTRALSCDRVNALADALLSIQVRDAVLGFGLTVHHEAAENLWRDLARRLSGTPRAAAATLLGYLHYMEGSGAFASTAFDAAHAADPEYSLANLLDTALVNGLPPRELRGLAELSFDLAHDLGVELPPAADRAAG from the coding sequence ATGAGGATCACGATCACCACCAGAACACAGGGATCACGCCGAGTCGCCGATCCCGATCCATTGATCGCCGCAGTGCCCGCGCTGCTGGGATTCGTCCCGGAACGCTCCATCGTGCTGATGTGCTTCGACCATCGCTCGCAGATCACCGCGACGATGCGGCACGATCTGCACTGGACTCGCGGCGGCCGGGCCTCCGTCGAGATGAAGCGGCTCCTGGGCCGGCTCGGCGAACTGAGCGAATCCTACGGCGCCTGCGGTGTCGTGGCGGTCCTCGTCGATGACCGCGTCGATCCGGCAGACGAGCGCTACGATCTGCTGGCGCGCGAGGTGCATCGTGCCTTCCGTGCGATCGGCGGCCTGACCGCGGGGTTCGCCGCCCGGGACCTGGTGCTGGGGCAGCGGTGGCGGACGGTCTGGCAACCGGATCGTTCGAGCGGTGGAATGTTCCCCGGCGACGTGGCGGAGTGCGGTGAACTCACCGATCCGCAGGCCTCGCCCGCGGCGTTGCACCGCTCGGTCTACAGCGGCCGCGGAATTCTCGGGCGGCGGAGCGAACTCGAGGAGATGCTGGCCTTCCGTGAGCACTGCGATGATGCGATCTGCCGCTCGGTCTCGCCGATTCCGCCGTCCGGACCGGCCGACGAGGTGGACCGGGCCCGGCTCGCATTGCTGTACGCGACGGTGGTCGAGTGGTCGTGCGACGGCGGGACACGGGCACTGAGCTGCGATCGAGTCAACGCGCTCGCCGATGCACTGCTGTCGATCCAGGTACGCGACGCCGTGCTCGGATTCGGTCTCACCGTCCATCACGAAGCGGCCGAGAACCTGTGGCGCGATCTGGCACGGCGCCTCTCGGGGACCCCGCGGGCGGCTGCCGCCACTCTGCTCGGGTACCTCCACTACATGGAGGGATCCGGTGCCTTCGCATCGACTGCGTTCGATGCCGCGCACGCCGCGGACCCGGAGTACAGTCTCGCGAACCTGCTCGACACCGCGCTCGTCAACGGCCTGCCGCCTCGGGAGTTGAGAGGCCTCGCGGAACTGTCGTTCGACCTCGCCCACGACCTCGGAGTCGAGCTACCGCCTGCGGCCGATCGCGCCGCAGGCTGA
- a CDS encoding metal-dependent transcriptional regulator — MNDLVDTTEMYLRTIYDLEEEGIVPLRARIAERLDQSGPTVSQTVARMERDGLVKVAGDRHLELTPNGRNLAVSVMRKHRLAERLLVDVIGMPWDEVHDEACRWEHVMSENVERRLLAVLDNPTTSPYGNPIPGLEELGITSTAGDDDKIIRLVDLPDGESAVIVKRMSEHAQADGDLIADLRDAGVVPNARVSATVSPRAVIISTPGHQGLTLSPEMAHAIFVVPAH; from the coding sequence GTGAACGATCTTGTCGACACCACTGAGATGTATCTGCGGACGATCTACGACCTCGAAGAAGAGGGGATCGTCCCACTGCGCGCGCGTATCGCCGAGCGCCTCGACCAGAGCGGCCCCACGGTCTCGCAGACCGTGGCCCGCATGGAACGCGATGGACTGGTGAAGGTCGCAGGCGACCGCCACCTCGAACTGACTCCGAACGGCCGGAATCTGGCCGTGTCGGTGATGCGGAAGCACCGGCTGGCCGAACGCCTCCTGGTCGACGTGATCGGGATGCCGTGGGACGAAGTCCACGACGAGGCATGCCGGTGGGAGCACGTGATGAGCGAGAACGTCGAGCGGCGCCTGCTCGCCGTCCTCGACAATCCGACCACCTCCCCGTACGGGAATCCGATTCCCGGACTGGAGGAGCTCGGAATCACTTCGACCGCGGGCGATGACGACAAGATCATTCGTCTGGTCGATCTGCCCGACGGAGAGTCCGCGGTCATCGTCAAGCGCATGTCCGAGCATGCCCAGGCCGACGGTGATCTGATCGCCGACCTGCGTGATGCGGGCGTGGTCCCGAATGCTCGAGTCAGCGCCACCGTGAGCCCGCGAGCGGTCATCATCAGCACTCCCGGACACCAGGGTCTGACGCTCTCACCGGAGATGGCGCACGCGATCTTCGTCGTTCCCGCGCACTGA
- a CDS encoding acetoin utilization protein AcuC has product MSAAIIWSDHFLDYKWAHTHPMSPIRLALTMSLSRSLGILDDVDTVEPLPVDEDRLRTVHTQAYIDAVRAVSSGMASSNATMLERMFGLGSADNPIFDKMHEAGSMLVGGTLAAAQAITSGAVRRAVNIGGGMHHAMPGHAAGFCIYNDCSIAIEWMLEQGYDRIAYVDIDAHHGDGVQQQFYADPRVLTVSLHQHPATLWPGTGWATELGASGAEGSAVNLGLLPGTPDRLWLRAFDAVVPSLLAEFKPQIIVTQAGVDSHVEDPLTDLALTVDGQAAAMRTVRDLADKYSDGRWLAVGGGGYGVINVVPRAWTYLIGASLDRDIDPHTAISPEWMTAAAQAQSTVHPDYARPPVGAMTDGGDTEFTAWDGDTAAPPPGGISETAQRQTDKSILATRRAVFPLHGLDPEDPRD; this is encoded by the coding sequence GTGAGTGCCGCGATCATCTGGAGTGACCATTTCCTCGACTACAAATGGGCGCACACGCATCCGATGAGTCCGATCAGGCTGGCGCTCACGATGTCGTTGTCCCGGAGCCTCGGGATCCTCGACGACGTCGACACCGTCGAGCCCCTGCCCGTCGACGAGGATCGGCTGCGGACGGTGCACACGCAGGCCTACATAGACGCGGTGCGCGCGGTGAGCAGCGGGATGGCGTCGAGCAACGCGACGATGCTCGAGCGCATGTTCGGTCTGGGCAGCGCGGACAACCCGATCTTCGACAAGATGCACGAGGCGGGTTCGATGCTGGTGGGTGGGACGCTGGCGGCAGCGCAGGCCATCACATCGGGCGCCGTGCGGCGGGCGGTCAACATCGGCGGGGGAATGCACCATGCGATGCCGGGGCATGCTGCCGGATTCTGCATCTACAACGACTGCTCGATCGCCATCGAGTGGATGCTGGAACAAGGGTACGACCGGATCGCGTACGTGGACATCGACGCCCACCACGGCGACGGCGTCCAGCAGCAGTTCTATGCCGACCCACGTGTCCTGACCGTGTCGCTGCATCAGCATCCGGCGACGCTGTGGCCGGGAACCGGCTGGGCGACCGAACTCGGTGCGAGCGGCGCCGAGGGGAGCGCGGTCAACCTCGGCTTGCTGCCCGGCACCCCGGACAGGTTGTGGCTGCGGGCGTTCGACGCCGTCGTCCCGTCTCTCCTCGCGGAGTTCAAGCCGCAGATCATCGTCACGCAGGCAGGCGTCGACTCGCATGTCGAGGATCCGTTGACCGATCTGGCACTGACTGTCGACGGCCAGGCCGCGGCGATGCGGACCGTGCGGGATCTGGCGGACAAGTACAGCGACGGGCGGTGGCTGGCCGTCGGCGGCGGCGGGTACGGCGTGATCAACGTCGTGCCGCGAGCCTGGACGTACCTCATCGGTGCGAGCCTCGACCGCGACATCGATCCCCATACGGCCATCTCGCCCGAGTGGATGACCGCGGCCGCGCAAGCCCAGAGCACCGTGCACCCCGATTACGCGCGGCCCCCGGTTGGGGCCATGACCGACGGCGGCGACACCGAGTTCACCGCCTGGGACGGCGACACAGCTGCACCGCCCCCGGGCGGTATCAGCGAGACCGCGCAACGACAGACCGACAAATCGATTCTCGCCACCCGCCGCGCAGTGTTCCCGCTGCACGGACTCGACCCGGAGGATCCACGTGACTGA
- a CDS encoding bifunctional GNAT family N-acetyltransferase/acetate--CoA ligase family protein, with protein sequence MTESHYPRHWVADVLASDGGVVHLRPILPSDADVLVEFHNGLSERTRYLRYFGPTPTLPPREVVRMTTVDYRHRVAILAMLGQEIVAMGLYEGLEADGKPDSAEVAFVVADNHQGRGLGPILLEHLAGIAAENGFARFEAEVLSENPTMVAVFRDAGYQVSRAFDGSTVHVEFLIDPSEALTSVRNARERASEARSIANLLRPQSIAVIGASTDSKKVGNVLLSNIISAGFTGPVFPVNGPGSGAEAAEEEPSGPTSVSRFEPSPRRRPHRQPRPAPPSVRGIRAYPSVRAIPDPVDLAVIAVPASGMDDVLADCLDKGVRTLVVVSAGFGESGEEAGWESERRLAEQARAHGMRLVGPNALGVVNNTTDIALNATLAPHIPGPGRVGFFCQSGALGIAILDAAKHRQLGLSTFVSAGNRADVSGNDVLQYWDTDESTDVVLLYLESFGNPRKFARIARRLASSKPIVAIKSGRAAMTQARASRTWEAGRDDAIAQMVLRQAGVIQVGTITELFDCGTVLAYQPLPTGPRTAIIGNSSVIAALAANTARSSGLDVVASVDLGPAVSQPDLSEAVAVAMADADVDAVIVVFVPPVAVDAADYAHGLMEAVRPADGGDVPIKPVVTTFLAVEGVPPGLSRPGPDGMPVRGSIPSYSSPERAATALARAWKYAEWRNRPAAVVPTIEGTAAEDARSFVREAMVDGARDLTAVESAYVLSRYGIEVVAFREVRTMQEASAAARELGFPVAVKATSASWVGRLDREGARLDLPDATSVLTAFTELQTLTGDDVLHVQKMAPKGLGTSITVSDNESFGSLISFGLSGRLFDALGDRGYRSVPLTELDARELVAEPQASILLEGGPVDEPTDTDALVDLILRISALVDEVPEVREVRCDPILGSADGVSVLGAWMHVGPVPTLADTGPRRLS encoded by the coding sequence GTGACTGAATCTCATTACCCGCGACACTGGGTCGCCGACGTCCTCGCGTCCGATGGCGGCGTCGTCCACCTGCGCCCCATCCTCCCCTCGGACGCCGACGTGCTCGTGGAGTTCCATAACGGATTGAGTGAACGGACCCGCTACCTGCGGTACTTCGGCCCGACTCCCACGCTGCCGCCACGCGAGGTGGTGCGGATGACGACTGTCGACTATCGCCACCGAGTCGCCATCCTGGCCATGCTCGGGCAGGAGATCGTCGCGATGGGACTGTACGAAGGACTCGAAGCCGACGGAAAGCCGGACTCCGCGGAAGTCGCGTTCGTCGTCGCCGATAACCATCAGGGGCGCGGACTCGGGCCGATTCTGCTGGAGCACCTCGCCGGGATCGCCGCCGAGAACGGGTTCGCCCGATTCGAAGCCGAGGTCCTCTCCGAGAACCCGACCATGGTCGCCGTGTTCCGTGACGCGGGGTATCAGGTCAGCCGGGCGTTCGACGGCAGCACCGTGCATGTTGAATTCCTCATCGACCCGTCCGAGGCCCTCACCTCGGTGCGGAACGCGCGCGAACGTGCCTCCGAGGCACGTAGTATCGCGAATCTTCTTCGCCCGCAGTCGATCGCGGTGATCGGGGCGTCGACCGACTCGAAGAAGGTCGGCAACGTTCTGCTGTCGAACATCATCTCGGCGGGCTTCACCGGTCCGGTGTTCCCGGTGAATGGTCCGGGATCAGGAGCTGAGGCCGCTGAGGAGGAGCCGTCGGGCCCCACGTCGGTGTCACGGTTCGAGCCGTCCCCGCGTCGCAGACCGCACCGGCAGCCCCGACCGGCGCCGCCATCGGTGCGCGGCATCCGGGCGTACCCGTCGGTTCGAGCGATCCCCGATCCGGTGGATCTCGCAGTCATCGCGGTCCCAGCGTCCGGGATGGACGACGTTCTGGCCGATTGTCTGGACAAAGGGGTGCGGACACTGGTCGTGGTGTCGGCCGGCTTCGGCGAGAGCGGAGAGGAAGCCGGATGGGAGAGTGAGCGCAGGCTCGCCGAGCAGGCGCGCGCCCACGGTATGCGGCTCGTCGGACCCAACGCGCTCGGGGTGGTCAACAACACGACCGACATCGCACTCAACGCGACACTCGCCCCGCACATCCCGGGCCCCGGCCGAGTGGGGTTCTTCTGCCAGTCCGGTGCTCTGGGCATCGCCATCCTCGACGCTGCCAAGCATCGGCAACTCGGTCTCTCGACGTTCGTCTCCGCGGGCAACCGCGCCGACGTGTCGGGTAACGACGTCCTGCAGTACTGGGACACCGACGAGAGCACGGATGTGGTGCTGCTGTACCTCGAGAGCTTCGGCAACCCGCGCAAGTTCGCCCGCATCGCACGACGGCTGGCGTCGTCGAAGCCGATCGTGGCGATCAAGTCGGGACGCGCCGCGATGACGCAGGCCAGGGCCTCCCGTACCTGGGAAGCCGGTCGAGACGACGCGATCGCGCAGATGGTGCTGCGTCAGGCCGGCGTGATCCAGGTCGGAACCATCACCGAACTCTTCGACTGCGGCACCGTCTTGGCGTATCAGCCGCTGCCGACAGGACCGCGGACCGCGATCATCGGGAACTCGTCGGTGATCGCCGCACTCGCCGCGAACACCGCCCGATCGTCGGGACTCGACGTCGTGGCATCGGTCGACCTGGGGCCTGCGGTCTCGCAACCGGACCTGTCCGAGGCAGTCGCGGTCGCGATGGCCGATGCCGACGTGGACGCCGTCATCGTGGTGTTCGTCCCACCGGTCGCAGTGGACGCAGCCGACTACGCGCACGGGCTGATGGAGGCGGTTCGTCCCGCCGACGGTGGAGACGTCCCGATCAAGCCGGTCGTGACCACGTTCCTCGCGGTGGAAGGGGTGCCGCCGGGTCTCTCGCGACCGGGGCCGGACGGGATGCCGGTGCGCGGGTCCATCCCGTCGTACTCGTCCCCGGAGCGGGCCGCGACGGCGCTGGCGCGCGCGTGGAAGTACGCGGAGTGGCGGAATCGGCCGGCTGCGGTCGTCCCGACGATCGAGGGCACTGCGGCGGAGGACGCACGCTCGTTCGTCCGTGAGGCGATGGTCGACGGTGCCCGGGACCTGACCGCCGTCGAGTCGGCGTACGTCCTGTCCCGTTACGGCATCGAGGTCGTCGCCTTCCGGGAGGTGCGGACCATGCAGGAGGCTTCTGCAGCTGCCCGCGAGCTGGGGTTCCCGGTGGCGGTCAAGGCCACCTCGGCGAGCTGGGTCGGGCGTCTGGACCGCGAGGGGGCTCGCCTCGATCTGCCGGATGCGACGTCGGTTCTGACGGCGTTCACCGAACTGCAGACGCTCACCGGAGACGATGTTCTGCACGTGCAGAAGATGGCCCCGAAGGGGCTCGGCACGAGCATCACCGTCAGCGACAACGAGTCGTTCGGATCACTCATCAGCTTCGGGTTGTCGGGCAGGCTGTTCGATGCCCTGGGCGACCGCGGTTACCGGTCGGTGCCGTTGACTGAGCTCGACGCCCGGGAATTGGTCGCCGAACCGCAGGCGTCGATCCTTCTCGAGGGTGGCCCGGTGGATGAGCCCACCGATACCGATGCGCTGGTCGACCTGATCCTGCGCATCTCGGCACTGGTGGACGAAGTACCCGAAGTTCGCGAGGTCCGGTGCGATCCGATCCTGGGATCCGCGGACGGCGTCTCGGTGCTCGGGGCCTGGATGCACGTCGGCCCGGTGCCCACGCTTGCAGACACCGGGCCTCGACGGCTGAGCTGA
- a CDS encoding sigma-70 family RNA polymerase sigma factor, producing MSRTTIARPTEASARTRPALTDQDLDAQSPSADLVRVYLNGIGRTALLNAEQEVQLAKQIEAGLYATHILANRKRLSAARKRDLKIVVREGRTARSHLLEANLRLVVSLAKRYTGRGMPLLDLIQEGNLGLIRAVEKFDYAKGFKFSTYATWWIRQAISRGMADQSRTIRLPVHLVEQVNKIARIRRELHQQLGREATDDELAAESGIPAAKIADLMDHSRDPVSLDMPVGNDEEAPLGDFIEDAEATSAETAVISNLLHSDIRSVLGTLDEREQQVITMRFGLDDGQPRTLDQIGRAFGLSRERVRQIERDVMGKLRQGDRAEKLRAYAS from the coding sequence ATGTCTCGCACGACGATTGCACGCCCCACCGAAGCCTCTGCCCGGACCCGTCCGGCGCTGACCGACCAGGACCTCGACGCGCAGTCACCGTCGGCCGACCTGGTCCGCGTCTACCTCAACGGAATCGGACGTACGGCACTCCTCAACGCCGAGCAGGAGGTGCAGCTCGCGAAGCAGATCGAGGCGGGCCTGTACGCGACGCACATTCTCGCCAACCGCAAACGACTCTCCGCGGCGCGCAAGCGCGACCTCAAGATCGTCGTTCGCGAGGGCCGTACTGCGCGCTCGCACCTCCTCGAGGCCAACCTCCGTCTCGTGGTGTCGCTGGCCAAGCGCTACACGGGCCGCGGCATGCCGCTCCTGGATCTCATCCAGGAGGGCAACCTCGGACTGATCCGCGCGGTCGAGAAGTTCGACTACGCGAAGGGCTTCAAGTTCTCGACGTACGCCACCTGGTGGATCCGCCAGGCCATCAGCCGCGGCATGGCCGATCAGAGCCGCACCATCCGCCTGCCCGTCCATCTCGTCGAGCAGGTCAACAAGATCGCTCGCATCCGCCGCGAACTGCACCAGCAGCTCGGCCGGGAAGCGACCGACGACGAGTTGGCCGCCGAATCGGGTATCCCCGCAGCGAAGATCGCCGACCTGATGGACCACAGCCGGGACCCGGTGAGTCTCGACATGCCCGTCGGCAACGACGAGGAGGCCCCGCTGGGCGACTTCATAGAAGACGCCGAGGCCACCTCGGCCGAGACGGCGGTCATCTCGAACCTCCTGCACTCCGACATCCGGTCGGTGCTCGGCACCCTCGATGAGCGCGAGCAGCAGGTCATCACCATGCGGTTCGGGCTCGACGACGGTCAGCCGCGCACTCTGGATCAGATCGGTCGTGCTTTCGGACTCTCACGTGAGCGCGTCCGCCAGATCGAGCGCGACGTGATGGGCAAGCTCCGTCAGGGTGACCGCGCCGAGAAGCTGCGCGCATACGCGAGCTGA
- a CDS encoding TetR/AcrR family transcriptional regulator encodes MTDPTAPASDRRTQICDAAIALAATGGNRAVTHSAIDRALELPKGSTSYYFRTRRALLDAAITRLTAASSAAFGTLLGPDPAVHGLDDPAAVIADYLEELITERRDHVLARFAFAPDACHDDELARALAECLFSLPAAVSFFTTAGAADPHAEARDLVALCEGIAASALFTRSTPAADDLAGTVRRRFGRLRRNPPTS; translated from the coding sequence GTGACCGACCCCACTGCACCGGCATCGGATCGTCGAACCCAGATATGCGACGCCGCCATCGCTCTCGCCGCCACCGGCGGTAATCGGGCGGTCACGCACAGCGCGATCGATCGTGCACTCGAGCTCCCCAAGGGATCGACCTCGTACTACTTCCGCACTCGGCGTGCACTCCTCGACGCCGCGATCACCCGACTCACCGCTGCCTCATCCGCCGCCTTCGGCACGCTGCTCGGACCGGATCCCGCAGTTCACGGCCTCGACGATCCGGCCGCAGTCATCGCCGACTACCTGGAGGAGCTGATCACCGAGCGACGGGACCACGTACTCGCCAGATTCGCGTTCGCACCCGACGCCTGTCATGACGACGAACTCGCACGGGCACTCGCCGAATGCTTGTTCTCGCTGCCGGCCGCCGTCTCGTTCTTCACCACAGCGGGCGCTGCCGATCCGCACGCAGAGGCCCGCGACCTCGTCGCACTGTGCGAGGGCATCGCGGCGTCGGCCCTGTTCACCCGGAGCACTCCCGCTGCAGACGATCTGGCGGGCACCGTGCGCCGCAGATTCGGCCGGCTGCGCCGCAATCCGCCGACCTCCTAG